The following proteins are encoded in a genomic region of Nocardioides sp. cx-173:
- the argF gene encoding ornithine carbamoyltransferase, which translates to MRHFLADDDLRPDEQARVLNLAAELKAAPYDAKPLAGPRTVAMIFDKPTLRTQASFAAGIAELGGHPMLVDGALAGIGVRESVPDVARVLGRQASAIVWRTFEQSALEQMAEHAGVPVVNALTDLFHPCQLLADLLTVQEHRGELAGLRVAFLGDAACNMGNSWLLAGATAGMHVVLAAPEGYLPGEEMFARATSITLHTGGSVAGTHDAVAAVTGADVVVTDTWVSMGKEGESAARERVLADYRLTSELLANAGPDALVLHCLPAYRGKEIAAEVLDGPQSVVWDEAENRRHAQKAVLAYLLGAAGDSRG; encoded by the coding sequence ATGAGGCACTTCCTCGCCGACGACGACCTCCGCCCCGACGAGCAGGCGCGGGTCCTGAACCTGGCCGCCGAGCTCAAGGCGGCGCCGTACGACGCGAAGCCGCTGGCCGGACCGCGCACCGTGGCGATGATCTTCGACAAGCCGACCCTGCGCACGCAGGCGTCCTTCGCGGCCGGCATCGCCGAGCTCGGCGGGCACCCCATGCTCGTGGACGGGGCGCTGGCGGGGATCGGCGTGCGAGAGTCGGTGCCCGACGTCGCGCGGGTGCTGGGGCGACAGGCCTCCGCGATCGTGTGGCGCACCTTCGAGCAGTCCGCGCTGGAGCAGATGGCCGAGCACGCCGGAGTCCCCGTCGTCAACGCGCTGACCGACCTGTTCCACCCCTGCCAGCTGCTCGCCGACCTGCTCACCGTGCAGGAGCACCGCGGCGAGCTGGCCGGGCTGCGCGTGGCGTTCCTGGGCGACGCGGCCTGCAACATGGGCAACTCCTGGCTGCTCGCCGGCGCGACCGCCGGCATGCACGTCGTCCTGGCCGCCCCCGAGGGCTACCTGCCGGGCGAGGAGATGTTCGCCCGCGCCACCTCGATCACCTTGCACACCGGCGGCTCGGTCGCCGGCACCCACGACGCGGTCGCGGCCGTCACCGGCGCCGACGTGGTCGTCACCGACACCTGGGTGTCGATGGGCAAGGAGGGGGAGTCGGCGGCCAGGGAGCGCGTGCTCGCCGACTACCGCCTGACCTCGGAGCTGCTGGCGAACGCCGGCCCGGACGCCCTCGTCCTGCACTGCCTGCCGGCCTACCGCGGCAAGGAGATCGCCGCCGAGGTGCTCGACGGCCCGCAGAGCGTGGTCTGGGACGAGGCGGAGAACCGCCGTCACGCCCAGAAGGCCGTCCTCGCCTACCTGCTCGGTGCCGCCGGAGACAGCCGTGGATGA
- a CDS encoding acetylornithine transaminase, whose translation MTDTTWGERYAASLMNTFGPPKLTLVRGSGAHVWDADGKEYVDLLGGIAVNALGHAHPALVEAVAAQLSTLGHVSNFFTSPPQVELAERLLALLDAGPGKVFLTNSGTEANEAAFKLTRRTGRTHVVATEGGFHGRTMGALALTSKEAYRAPFEPLPGEVTFVPYGDAEALAAAVTDRTAAILLEPLQGEAGVVVPPDGYLAAARAVADEHGALLWLDEVQTGMGRTGAWFAHAACGVRPDIVTLAKGLGGGFPIGACIGVGQAGTLLEPGNHGTTFGGNPVACAAALAVIATIESEGLLEHATALGQRLRDGLAADPRVTEVRGEGLLVGLDLAAEVSAEVAAAALARGFIVNNPTPSRIRLAPPLVLTQDDADAFLAVWPQLLDEVMGA comes from the coding sequence ATGACCGACACGACCTGGGGCGAGCGGTACGCCGCCTCGCTCATGAACACCTTCGGCCCGCCCAAGCTCACCTTGGTGCGCGGCTCGGGCGCCCACGTCTGGGACGCCGACGGCAAGGAGTACGTCGACCTGCTCGGCGGCATCGCCGTCAACGCGCTCGGTCATGCCCACCCGGCGCTGGTCGAGGCGGTCGCCGCACAGCTGTCCACGCTCGGCCACGTCTCCAACTTCTTCACCTCCCCGCCGCAGGTCGAGCTCGCCGAGAGGCTGCTCGCGCTGCTGGACGCCGGCCCCGGCAAGGTCTTCCTCACCAACTCCGGCACCGAGGCCAACGAGGCCGCCTTCAAGCTCACCCGCCGCACCGGCCGCACCCACGTCGTCGCCACCGAGGGCGGCTTCCACGGCCGGACCATGGGCGCCCTCGCGCTGACCTCCAAAGAGGCCTACCGCGCGCCGTTCGAGCCACTGCCCGGTGAGGTCACCTTCGTGCCCTACGGCGACGCCGAGGCGCTCGCCGCGGCCGTCACCGATCGGACCGCCGCGATCCTGCTCGAGCCCCTGCAGGGGGAGGCGGGCGTCGTGGTGCCGCCCGACGGCTACCTCGCTGCCGCCCGTGCCGTGGCAGACGAGCACGGGGCGCTGCTGTGGCTCGACGAGGTGCAGACCGGGATGGGCCGCACCGGTGCGTGGTTCGCGCACGCCGCCTGCGGCGTACGGCCCGACATCGTGACGCTCGCCAAGGGCCTGGGCGGCGGCTTCCCGATCGGCGCCTGCATCGGCGTGGGGCAGGCCGGCACGCTGCTGGAGCCCGGCAACCACGGGACCACGTTCGGCGGCAACCCCGTCGCCTGCGCGGCCGCCCTCGCGGTCATCGCCACCATCGAGTCCGAGGGCCTGCTCGAGCACGCCACCGCGCTCGGACAGCGGCTCCGCGACGGGCTGGCGGCCGACCCCCGCGTCACCGAGGTGCGCGGCGAGGGCCTGCTGGTCGGGCTCGACCTGGCCGCGGAGGTGTCGGCCGAGGTCGCCGCCGCCGCGCTCGCCCGCGGCTTCATCGTCAACAACCCGACGCCGAGCCGGATCCGCCTGGCGCCGCCGCTGGTGCTCACCCAGGACGACGCCGACGCGTTCCTGGCCGTGTGGCCACAGCTCCTGGACGAGGTGATGGGCGCATGA